The Ignavibacteriales bacterium genome includes a window with the following:
- the panC gene encoding pantoate--beta-alanine ligase: MSIQIVKTIREMQDIAERFRCGGKIVSVVPTMGYLHRGHARLIEIARSRADVVITTIFVNPTQFAPNEDFNRYPRDLEHDKIIAQDAGSDFIFFPEVAEMYPEDFNSTVEVERASKILEGAFRPVHFRGVTTVVAKLFHITKPHIAVFGQKDAQQAFIVQKMAKDLNFDIDIIIAPIVREEDGLALSSRNVYLNETERKNALVLYRSLQHAAQRIRDGAKKAADIRVEIEKIIKSGNPSQIDYIAIVNPEIFKEVEIIESPEVLVAIAVRFGSTRLIDNICIQLQ, from the coding sequence GTGTCTATCCAGATAGTTAAAACGATCCGTGAGATGCAGGATATTGCTGAACGGTTTCGGTGCGGGGGTAAGATCGTTAGCGTGGTTCCGACAATGGGATATCTGCACCGCGGACACGCACGTTTGATTGAAATTGCACGTTCTCGTGCAGATGTTGTCATTACCACAATATTTGTTAATCCTACTCAGTTTGCTCCAAACGAAGACTTCAATCGTTATCCTCGAGACCTTGAACACGACAAAATAATTGCCCAGGATGCGGGCTCAGATTTCATCTTCTTTCCAGAGGTCGCAGAAATGTATCCAGAGGATTTTAATAGTACGGTAGAAGTTGAGAGGGCATCAAAAATATTGGAGGGTGCTTTCCGTCCAGTTCACTTTCGAGGTGTCACGACGGTCGTAGCAAAACTTTTTCATATCACAAAACCACATATCGCCGTCTTTGGACAGAAGGATGCACAGCAGGCTTTCATCGTCCAAAAGATGGCGAAAGATCTGAATTTCGATATAGATATTATCATTGCACCCATTGTTCGAGAAGAAGATGGACTGGCGTTGAGTTCGCGCAATGTATATCTCAACGAAACTGAACGAAAGAATGCGCTGGTGCTTTATCGTTCACTTCAGCACGCTGCTCAACGCATTAGGGATGGGGCAAAAAAGGCAGCAGACATTCGTGTTGAAATAGAAAAAATAATTAAAAGTGGAAATCCAAGTCAAATCGATTACATCGCAATTGTCAATCCGGAAATATTTAAGGAAGTGGAAATAATTGAATCGCCGGAAGTGCTCGTAGCGATAGCTGTACGTTTCGGTTCGACGCGGCTTATTGATAATATTTGCATTCAGTTACAATGA
- the dapA gene encoding 4-hydroxy-tetrahydrodipicolinate synthase produces the protein MAAQTKFRGTATAIITPFTKDGSIDETALRRFVDFQIKGSVEALVPLGTTGEYSTLSMKEQQRVIEIVIEQANGRVKIFAGAGSNNTAEVIEKARFAKQAGADAALIVGPYYNKPTQNGYFQHFKAVADAVDIPIIVYNVPGRTSGNIEAATVLKMAEEIPNVVMVKEASCNMAQVMEIARNKPKNFSLLSGDDALAYSIIALGGDGCISVVSNEVPKEYSHLMRLCLKGEWTKALQLHFRLLPLMNINFIESSPIPVKTALTMMGMIEESFRLPLVPITEPSRAKLRKVLEDLKLI, from the coding sequence ATGGCAGCACAGACAAAATTTCGAGGAACAGCTACAGCGATCATCACTCCTTTTACGAAAGACGGTTCGATCGATGAAACTGCATTGAGGCGTTTTGTAGATTTTCAAATCAAGGGCAGCGTTGAAGCGCTTGTACCGTTGGGAACAACCGGCGAGTATTCAACGCTCAGTATGAAAGAACAGCAACGCGTCATTGAAATTGTGATCGAACAGGCAAATGGGCGTGTAAAAATCTTTGCCGGTGCAGGAAGCAACAACACGGCCGAAGTGATTGAAAAAGCGCGCTTCGCCAAACAAGCAGGTGCGGATGCGGCACTTATTGTTGGTCCCTATTATAATAAGCCGACACAGAACGGATATTTTCAGCATTTCAAAGCAGTTGCCGATGCGGTCGATATTCCCATTATCGTTTATAATGTTCCGGGACGAACAAGCGGAAATATCGAAGCTGCGACTGTGCTGAAAATGGCTGAAGAGATACCGAATGTTGTCATGGTAAAAGAAGCTTCCTGCAATATGGCGCAGGTGATGGAAATCGCACGCAACAAACCGAAGAATTTTTCACTTCTCTCTGGCGATGACGCACTTGCCTATTCCATAATCGCCCTCGGCGGCGATGGATGTATTTCGGTTGTTTCAAACGAAGTGCCAAAAGAATATTCTCACCTCATGCGTTTATGCTTGAAGGGTGAATGGACGAAGGCCCTTCAACTTCACTTTCGCTTGCTACCCCTTATGAACATCAATTTTATAGAGTCCAGCCCGATTCCGGTAAAGACTGCACTCACGATGATGGGAATGATTGAAGAATCTTTCCGCCTGCCTTTGGTACCTATTACAGAGCCAAGCCGCGCAAAGTTAAGGAAAGTGCTGGAAGATTTAAAATTGATATAA
- a CDS encoding sugar phosphate nucleotidyltransferase, producing MKTEKKRGLAVVIMAAGKGTRMKDPSKVKVMYKVLGKPMIHYVVDLAFNLKADRVIAIVGHQRDVVMNHICKSHPNIEIAVQAEQLGTGHAVMQTENALKDFYGDVIVLSGDVPLLTVASIQQLIEHHFQTQAVATILTAHFNDPTGYGRIIRNDDNSVKKIIEHKDATEEERQVKEINSGIYIFDKQKLFDGLQHITPHNVQKEYYLTDVFEYFWKHHWRVSALKATYVDEIRGINTIEQLKEAETIKQKRMQS from the coding sequence TTGAAAACAGAAAAGAAGCGCGGTTTAGCTGTAGTGATTATGGCGGCCGGTAAGGGAACACGCATGAAGGATCCATCCAAGGTGAAGGTAATGTATAAAGTCCTTGGTAAACCGATGATTCATTATGTTGTTGACCTTGCATTTAATCTAAAAGCGGACCGTGTCATTGCAATTGTTGGACATCAACGAGATGTGGTAATGAATCACATTTGCAAATCGCATCCCAATATTGAGATTGCCGTCCAAGCTGAACAGCTTGGCACTGGTCATGCCGTAATGCAAACGGAGAATGCGCTAAAAGATTTTTATGGAGATGTGATCGTGCTTTCTGGTGATGTTCCGCTATTAACAGTTGCAAGCATACAACAACTTATTGAACATCACTTTCAGACACAGGCGGTTGCCACCATCCTTACTGCACATTTTAATGATCCAACCGGTTATGGCCGTATTATACGAAACGATGATAATTCGGTGAAGAAAATCATCGAGCATAAGGATGCAACAGAAGAAGAGCGTCAAGTGAAGGAGATTAATTCAGGTATATATATCTTTGACAAACAGAAGCTATTCGATGGTTTGCAGCATATAACGCCACATAATGTTCAAAAGGAATATTACCTAACGGATGTCTTTGAATATTTCTGGAAACATCATTGGAGAGTCTCTGCCTTAAAGGCAACTTATGTTGACGAGATTCGTGGTATTAACACAATAGAACAGCTGAAAGAGGCGGAGACTATCAAACAAAAACGGATGCAATCTTGA